In Tachysurus fulvidraco isolate hzauxx_2018 chromosome 25, HZAU_PFXX_2.0, whole genome shotgun sequence, the following proteins share a genomic window:
- the LOC113657907 gene encoding C-C motif chemokine 2-like isoform X4, giving the protein MRTALLCLFAVLLTATVCQSLNPCPCIKISSKIVPLLKTKSYYLQKSGLCDITAAVLTTEKGRKVCADPNKPWVIKAMKFVEDKRRTTASAMFTASEPTVITTAMTWSSVCCLKNNPPINGLHVKHVVDCKVQKAGHCPFDAIIIKTRKGQTLCYDPMADWVTKHVVMKGTDSCEIQKRHPKRKRKQGIGNIN; this is encoded by the exons ATGAGAACTGCACTGTTGTGTCTGTTTGCTGTGCTGCTCACAGCCACCGTCTGCCAAT CACTTAATCCATGTCCCTGCATCAAGATATCAAGTAAAATTGTTCCTCTCCTCAAAACAAAAAGTTACTATCTGCAGAAATCAGGCCTCTGTGACATCACAGCTGCTGT GCTTACAACGGAGAAAGGACGTAAGGTCTGTGCAGATCCAAATAAGCCTTGGGTTATTAAAGCCATGAAGTTTGTGGAGGACAAAAGGAGGACTACAGCAAGTGCCATGTTTACTGCTTCTGAGCCCACAGTGATTACAACAG CAATGACTTGGAGCAGTGTTTGCTGCTTGAAAAACAATCCTCCAATTAATGGACTACACGTGAAACATGTTGTGGATTGTAAAGTCCAGAAAGCAGGACATTGCCCCTTTGATGCAATCAT TATCAAGACACGTAAAGGCCAGACACTGTGCTATGATCCGATGGCAGATTGGGTTACTAAACATGTTGTGATGAAGGGAACTGACTCTTGTGAAATCCAAAAAAGGCACCCAAAGAGGAAACGGAAGCAGGGGATAGGAAATATAAACTAG
- the LOC113657907 gene encoding uncharacterized protein LOC113657907 isoform X10 translates to MLFFSRDRKLVRVNETMQFVEDKRRTGSSTASAMSTASEPTVITTVNHKTLLSTLRRLGIHGASLEWFTSYLEGRSYQVTWRRLTCTLQRLSTGVPQGSVLGPLLFCLYNPSLSKVISSHGFSYHYYANDSQLLLLPSLITQLLLGSQHICRTYHHV, encoded by the exons AAACCATGCAGTTTGTGGAGGACAAAAGGAGGACTGGTTCTTCTACAGCAAGTGCCATGTCTACTGCTTCTGAGCCCACAGTGATTACAACAG tcaaccacaagactctcttgtccaccctcaggagacTTGGAATTCATGGAGCATCATTGGAATGGTTtacttcctacctggaaggacgctcatatcaggtaacttGGAGGAGATTGACATGTACTCTACaaagactctccactggtgttccacagggctcagtacttggtcctcttcttttctgcCTCTATAATCCCTCTCTTAGCAAAGTTAtatcctcacatgggttctcttaccactacTATGCTAATGACTCacaacttcttcttcttccctccctGATAACACAGCTTCTGCTTGGATCTCAGCACATCTGCCGGACATATCATCATGTATGA